The following are from one region of the Paenibacillus sabinae T27 genome:
- a CDS encoding sucrose-specific PTS transporter subunit IIBC — MSENQKIAEQVVEAIGGRENIVSFAHCATRLRIMVRDKALIDQKRTESIDKVKGAFFNSGQYQIIFGTGTVNRIFEEVEKLGIESTSKENLKQEGKKAGNTLQRAIRTFGDVFVPIIPVLVATGLFMGLRGLLTQPQILSLFGAAPEDISPNFLLFTQILTDTAFAFLPALVAWSAFRVFGGSPVLGIVLGLMLVNPALPNAYAVAGGNAEPLTFLGFIPVVGYQGSVLPAFFIGLLGAKLEKVLRKRIPEALDLILTPFLTLLVMITLGLFAIGPVFHTLETVVLNGTTYLLGLPFGIAGLLIGFFQQIVVVTGVHHIFNFLEIQLLEKTGSNPFNAIITCAMAAQGAACLAVGLKTKNVKLKALALPSSLSAFLGITEPAIFGVNLRYMKPFVMGLVGGAAGGFLASLVHLSGTGMAITVIPGTLLYMNGQLPLYIVCNLTAMAVSFVLTWMFGYRDAASEGAEELTAETSGRAPSADAAVPSVSAVQTAEPAKVPVFAKDRAALVDAPGTLTVLAPISGELVELGQVPDPAFAEKQMGDGIAIQPDEGKVYAPFDAVVAHVMLKSKHAIILEHASGVQVLIHVGIDTVSLKGEGFALSVRTGDHVKAGQLLIEFDPELIRKAGLSTITPVIIPNGIEGVLDFSLISSGKVTAAADRLMKVNYAVPHHA, encoded by the coding sequence ATGTCCGAAAACCAAAAGATCGCCGAGCAGGTTGTAGAGGCTATTGGAGGAAGAGAAAATATCGTTTCGTTTGCGCACTGCGCCACCCGCCTGCGGATTATGGTGCGGGACAAAGCGCTGATCGACCAGAAGCGCACGGAGAGCATCGACAAGGTAAAAGGAGCCTTTTTCAACTCGGGGCAGTATCAGATTATATTTGGAACTGGTACCGTTAACCGGATCTTCGAAGAGGTGGAGAAGCTCGGCATTGAGAGCACTTCCAAGGAGAATCTGAAGCAGGAGGGGAAAAAAGCGGGGAATACGCTCCAGCGGGCCATTCGCACATTCGGGGACGTATTTGTCCCCATTATTCCCGTCCTCGTGGCGACCGGGCTGTTTATGGGCCTGCGAGGCCTGCTGACCCAGCCGCAAATTCTCTCTTTGTTCGGAGCCGCTCCGGAAGACATCTCGCCGAACTTTCTGCTGTTCACGCAGATTTTGACCGATACCGCGTTTGCTTTCCTGCCCGCGCTTGTCGCCTGGTCGGCCTTCCGGGTGTTTGGGGGAAGTCCCGTTCTTGGTATCGTCCTTGGCCTGATGCTGGTAAATCCGGCGCTGCCCAATGCCTATGCCGTTGCGGGAGGGAACGCCGAACCGCTTACGTTCCTCGGATTCATTCCTGTCGTAGGTTACCAAGGCTCCGTATTGCCTGCCTTCTTCATCGGTTTGCTTGGCGCCAAATTGGAGAAGGTTTTACGAAAGCGCATTCCGGAAGCGCTTGATTTAATTCTGACGCCGTTCCTTACGCTGCTGGTTATGATTACGCTTGGCTTATTTGCCATCGGACCGGTGTTTCATACTTTGGAAACGGTTGTATTGAACGGAACCACTTATTTGCTTGGCCTGCCGTTTGGCATCGCTGGTCTGCTTATCGGTTTCTTCCAACAGATCGTTGTCGTAACGGGTGTGCATCATATCTTTAATTTCCTGGAAATTCAGCTTCTGGAGAAGACGGGCTCCAATCCGTTCAACGCGATCATTACTTGCGCCATGGCCGCCCAAGGCGCGGCATGCCTGGCCGTCGGTCTGAAGACGAAGAACGTCAAATTGAAAGCGCTGGCGCTGCCGTCCTCGCTGTCGGCGTTTCTCGGAATTACCGAGCCGGCCATCTTCGGGGTGAACCTGCGCTACATGAAGCCTTTCGTTATGGGGCTTGTCGGCGGCGCGGCGGGCGGCTTCCTGGCTTCACTTGTTCATCTGTCCGGGACAGGAATGGCGATTACCGTCATCCCCGGCACCCTGCTGTATATGAACGGTCAGCTTCCGCTGTACATCGTATGCAATCTTACCGCCATGGCCGTCTCCTTCGTTCTGACATGGATGTTCGGCTACCGCGATGCTGCATCGGAAGGTGCGGAAGAACTGACCGCTGAAACATCGGGCCGTGCGCCAAGCGCAGACGCAGCTGTTCCTTCAGTATCTGCCGTCCAGACTGCGGAGCCCGCAAAGGTCCCTGTTTTTGCAAAAGACCGCGCTGCTCTGGTGGATGCGCCCGGTACGCTGACGGTGCTTGCTCCGATTAGCGGCGAGTTGGTCGAGCTTGGCCAGGTGCCTGATCCGGCCTTTGCCGAGAAGCAGATGGGAGACGGCATCGCGATTCAGCCGGATGAAGGAAAGGTCTATGCTCCTTTCGACGCCGTCGTGGCGCATGTCATGTTGAAGAGCAAGCATGCAATCATTCTGGAGCATGCCAGCGGCGTGCAGGTGCTGATTCATGTCGGTATCGACACCGTCTCGTTAAAAGGTGAAGGATTTGCGCTGAGTGTTCGCACCGGCGATCATGTGAAGGC
- the grpE gene encoding nucleotide exchange factor GrpE yields MKEEQVQESGVTEDTNISGESAADQAEAVSDNHSEAAEEAVHAASGDSEEIKRLQEAADEYQGRLLRVQADYDNFRRRTLKEKEDLAQYATSKLVTELLPVLDNFERALATAPAGEEGGAFSKGVNMIFRQLEGVLKSEGLTPMETVGQPFNPEFHQAIMQVESDEYEEGIVTEEVQKGYLLKNKVLRPAMVKVSM; encoded by the coding sequence TTGAAAGAGGAACAGGTTCAAGAATCGGGCGTGACCGAAGATACCAACATTAGCGGAGAAAGCGCGGCCGACCAGGCCGAAGCCGTCTCGGATAACCATAGCGAAGCGGCCGAAGAAGCCGTACATGCGGCTTCCGGCGACAGCGAGGAAATCAAGCGTCTGCAGGAGGCTGCGGACGAGTATCAAGGACGTCTGCTTCGTGTGCAGGCCGACTATGACAATTTCCGCCGCCGCACCTTGAAGGAGAAAGAGGATCTGGCCCAATACGCCACCTCCAAGCTGGTTACGGAATTGCTGCCGGTACTGGATAATTTCGAACGCGCGCTGGCGACGGCGCCGGCCGGAGAGGAAGGCGGCGCGTTCAGCAAAGGCGTGAATATGATTTTTCGCCAGCTGGAAGGGGTATTGAAGTCCGAGGGACTGACGCCTATGGAAACGGTGGGACAGCCATTCAACCCGGAATTCCATCAGGCCATCATGCAGGTGGAGAGCGACGAGTACGAGGAAGGCATTGTTACGGAGGAAGTCCAGAAGGGCTACCTTTTGAAGAACAAGGTGCTTCGTCCCGCGATGGTCAAAGTCAGCATGTAG
- the dnaJ gene encoding molecular chaperone DnaJ — protein MADKRDYYEVLGVSKNASEDEVKKAYRKLARQYHPDVNKASDAEAKFKEVKEAYDVLSDSQARARYDQYGHIDPNQGMGGFGGGFGGGDFGGGLGDIFDMFFGGGGRRDPNAPQRGNDLQYTMTIEFKEAVFGKETDITIPRTETCDTCFGSGAKPGTKPQTCSVCHGSGQQEVVQNTPLGRMVNRRPCSNCGGTGKIIKEKCTTCGGAGRVKKQRKIHVRIPGGVDDGAQLRMTGEGEGGLRGGPAGDLYIIIRVKPHDFFVRENDDILCEVPLTFAQAALGDEIEIPTLTEKVKLKIPAGTQTGTFFRLKGKGVPHLRGNGTGDQHVRVIVVTPSKLSDEQKELLRQFASFDGENTHEQGQSFFDRMKRAFRGD, from the coding sequence GTGGCAGATAAGCGCGATTACTATGAGGTGCTTGGCGTAAGCAAGAACGCATCGGAAGACGAGGTCAAAAAAGCGTACCGCAAGCTTGCCCGTCAGTATCATCCGGATGTGAACAAGGCCAGCGACGCCGAGGCCAAATTCAAGGAAGTGAAGGAAGCGTACGACGTCCTGAGCGACTCGCAGGCTCGGGCGCGGTATGACCAGTACGGCCATATCGATCCTAACCAGGGAATGGGCGGCTTTGGCGGAGGTTTTGGCGGCGGCGACTTCGGAGGCGGCCTGGGCGACATCTTCGATATGTTCTTTGGCGGCGGAGGAAGACGCGATCCGAACGCTCCCCAGCGCGGGAATGATTTGCAGTACACGATGACCATTGAATTCAAGGAAGCGGTATTCGGTAAAGAGACCGACATCACCATTCCGCGTACGGAAACGTGCGATACCTGCTTCGGCTCCGGAGCGAAGCCCGGCACGAAGCCGCAAACCTGCTCCGTCTGCCACGGCAGCGGTCAGCAGGAGGTTGTGCAGAACACGCCGCTTGGCCGGATGGTCAACCGCAGACCGTGCTCCAACTGCGGCGGCACGGGGAAGATCATCAAGGAGAAATGCACGACCTGCGGCGGCGCCGGCCGTGTGAAGAAGCAGCGCAAAATCCATGTCCGGATTCCGGGGGGCGTGGACGACGGCGCGCAGCTGCGCATGACAGGCGAGGGCGAAGGCGGCCTTCGCGGCGGTCCTGCGGGCGACCTGTATATCATCATCCGCGTGAAGCCGCATGATTTCTTCGTTCGTGAGAACGACGACATCCTGTGCGAGGTTCCGCTTACGTTCGCTCAGGCGGCGCTTGGAGATGAGATCGAGATTCCTACCCTGACCGAGAAGGTTAAGCTCAAGATTCCTGCAGGGACGCAGACCGGCACGTTCTTCCGCCTTAAAGGCAAAGGCGTACCCCATTTGCGCGGAAACGGAACAGGCGACCAGCATGTCCGGGTTATTGTGGTGACCCCGAGCAAGCTGAGCGATGAGCAGAAAGAGCTGCTTCGCCAGTTCGCATCCTTCGACGGCGAGAATACGCATGAGCAGGGGCAGTCCTTCTTTGACCGGATGAAACGGGCCTTCCGCGGAGACTAA
- a CDS encoding LacI family DNA-binding transcriptional regulator, with product MKTIIDIARAAGVAKSTVSRYLNGGSVSEETREKIERIIKQHNYVPNTFAQSLKAKKTSIIGTIVPRLDSFAVSQTLMGIDDELRDRQHQLLISSANQDMNREIEAIYDLARQKISGLLFMAVEITERHLIAIRDCKVPVVVIGQRHSSLHSVVHDDFHAGYIMGKHIVEKGHRRIAYLGVTEQDIAVGVMRKEGFKKALAEYSGCEVRYYESGFRMNAAVEAAERLLDDWMPSIVACATDNIALGVMRAAFLRQIPIPAGLSVTGFGGYEVTEIIHPALTTVRYHYKQAGRLAAENIIALVNREPVDMVSVLDCQIIDRESVDNLQGSSI from the coding sequence ATGAAGACGATAATTGATATTGCCCGGGCGGCGGGAGTGGCCAAGAGCACGGTTTCCCGTTACCTTAACGGAGGATCTGTCAGTGAAGAGACAAGGGAGAAGATCGAGCGCATTATCAAGCAGCACAATTATGTCCCCAATACGTTTGCCCAGAGCCTGAAAGCGAAGAAGACCAGCATTATCGGAACCATCGTTCCCCGCCTGGATTCGTTTGCGGTTTCCCAGACCTTAATGGGAATAGACGATGAGCTTAGGGACCGTCAGCATCAATTGCTTATTTCCAGCGCCAATCAGGATATGAACCGTGAAATTGAAGCGATTTACGATCTGGCCCGGCAAAAAATTTCCGGCCTGCTGTTTATGGCCGTAGAAATTACGGAACGGCATCTGATAGCCATCCGGGATTGCAAAGTCCCGGTAGTAGTGATTGGTCAGCGGCATTCTTCGCTTCACAGCGTCGTCCATGACGATTTTCACGCAGGCTACATCATGGGCAAGCATATCGTGGAAAAAGGGCACCGCCGTATCGCTTACCTGGGGGTTACCGAGCAGGACATCGCGGTGGGCGTCATGCGCAAGGAAGGCTTTAAAAAAGCGCTGGCCGAATATAGCGGCTGCGAGGTACGGTATTACGAATCCGGCTTCCGGATGAATGCGGCTGTAGAAGCCGCAGAACGTTTGCTGGACGATTGGATGCCTTCGATCGTTGCGTGCGCCACCGATAACATCGCGCTGGGCGTGATGAGGGCCGCTTTTTTAAGGCAGATCCCAATCCCTGCAGGTCTTTCTGTTACCGGATTCGGAGGATATGAAGTTACTGAAATCATACATCCGGCATTAACGACTGTAAGATACCATTATAAGCAGGCGGGCAGGCTTGCCGCCGAAAATATCATTGCCCTTGTTAACCGCGAGCCAGTAGATATGGTCTCGGTTCTGGATTGTCAAATTATCGATAGAGAAAGCGTTGACAATTTGCAGGGGAGCAGCATATAA
- the dnaK gene encoding molecular chaperone DnaK — protein sequence MSKVIGIDLGTTNSCVAVMEGGEAVVIPNPEGARTTPSVVGFKKDGERIVGETAKRQAITNPDRTIISIKRHMGTNHKETIDGKDYSPQEISAMILQKLKSDAEAYLGQAVTQAVITVPAYFNDSQRQATKDAGKIAGLEVLRIVNEPTAAALAYGLEKSEDQTILVYDLGGGTFDVSILELGDGFFEVKATSGDNRLGGDDFDQKVIDYLVAEFKKEQGIDLSKDKAAVQRLKDAAEKAKKELSGVLTTTVSLPFITVVDGVPQHLEVNLTRAKFDELTADLVERTLGPTRQALNDAGMTPADLDKIVLVGGSTRIPAVQEAIKKLTGKEPHKGVNPDEVVALGAAVQAGVLTGDVKDVVLLDVTPLSLGIETAGGVFTKMIDRNTTIPTSKSQIFSTFADNQPSVEIHVLQGERQMANGNKTLGRFMLSEIPPAPRGVPQIEVTFDIDANGIVNVSATDKGTNKSQKITITSSGGLSDADIEQMMKDAELHAEEDRIRKELVEAKNNADQLVYATDKVIKDLGDKVDASEIEKANQAKDKVKSALETDNLEEIKAATDALNEIVQQLSVKLYEQAAQAQQGAEGAADAGEGAKRDNVVDADYEVVDDDKNQG from the coding sequence GTGAGCAAAGTTATCGGTATCGACCTTGGAACCACGAACTCATGCGTGGCCGTAATGGAAGGCGGCGAAGCCGTCGTCATCCCTAACCCGGAAGGCGCGCGCACGACCCCTTCGGTTGTAGGCTTTAAGAAAGACGGCGAGCGTATTGTCGGCGAAACGGCGAAGCGCCAGGCGATCACGAACCCGGACCGTACGATCATCTCGATCAAACGGCATATGGGCACGAACCATAAAGAAACCATCGACGGTAAAGACTACTCGCCGCAAGAAATTTCCGCAATGATCCTGCAAAAGCTGAAATCCGACGCCGAAGCTTACCTCGGCCAAGCGGTTACTCAAGCGGTTATCACCGTTCCTGCGTATTTCAACGACAGCCAGCGTCAGGCGACCAAGGATGCGGGCAAAATCGCCGGTCTCGAAGTTCTGCGTATCGTGAATGAGCCAACAGCGGCGGCGCTTGCATACGGTCTGGAGAAATCCGAAGACCAAACGATCCTCGTCTATGACCTTGGCGGCGGTACGTTCGACGTTTCCATTCTGGAACTGGGCGACGGCTTCTTCGAAGTAAAAGCGACGAGCGGCGACAACCGTCTCGGCGGCGACGACTTTGACCAAAAAGTTATCGACTACCTCGTAGCCGAGTTCAAAAAAGAGCAAGGCATCGACCTGAGCAAAGATAAAGCGGCTGTTCAACGTTTGAAAGACGCGGCAGAAAAAGCCAAGAAAGAGCTGTCCGGCGTACTGACCACTACGGTCTCCCTGCCGTTCATTACCGTTGTAGACGGCGTGCCGCAGCACTTGGAGGTCAACCTGACTCGCGCCAAATTCGACGAACTGACTGCAGATCTCGTTGAACGCACACTCGGACCGACTCGGCAGGCGTTGAACGACGCAGGCATGACTCCGGCTGATCTGGACAAAATCGTGCTTGTTGGCGGTTCCACCCGGATTCCGGCCGTACAAGAAGCCATCAAGAAGCTGACCGGCAAAGAGCCGCACAAAGGCGTTAACCCGGATGAAGTGGTGGCCCTTGGTGCCGCGGTTCAAGCGGGCGTATTGACCGGCGACGTGAAAGACGTGGTCCTGCTGGACGTAACTCCGCTGTCCCTCGGTATCGAAACCGCAGGCGGCGTATTCACGAAGATGATCGACCGCAACACAACGATCCCGACCAGCAAATCGCAAATCTTCTCTACGTTTGCCGATAATCAACCAAGCGTTGAGATTCATGTCCTGCAAGGTGAACGCCAAATGGCTAACGGCAACAAAACGCTGGGACGCTTCATGCTGAGCGAGATCCCGCCGGCACCGCGCGGCGTACCGCAAATCGAAGTTACCTTCGACATCGATGCCAACGGTATCGTGAACGTATCCGCTACGGATAAAGGCACGAACAAGAGCCAGAAGATCACGATCACTTCCTCCGGCGGTCTGAGCGATGCTGATATCGAGCAAATGATGAAGGACGCCGAGCTTCATGCCGAAGAGGACCGTATCCGCAAGGAATTGGTTGAAGCGAAGAACAATGCCGACCAACTCGTCTATGCGACGGATAAAGTCATCAAGGATCTTGGAGACAAAGTAGACGCATCCGAGATTGAAAAAGCGAACCAGGCTAAGGACAAAGTGAAGTCCGCGCTGGAAACTGATAATCTGGAAGAAATCAAGGCGGCTACCGATGCGTTGAACGAAATCGTACAGCAGCTGTCCGTGAAGCTGTATGAACAAGCGGCTCAAGCTCAGCAAGGAGCTGAAGGCGCGGCTGACGCAGGCGAAGGCGCCAAGCGAGACAACGTAGTCGACGCGGACTATGAAGTGGTTGACGACGACAAGAATCAAGGATAA
- a CDS encoding glycoside hydrolase family 32 protein — MVKMSREQLYRRIDQAEEGEWESLKQLAEQSPWRQKFHIQPEAGLLNDPNGFSFFEGEYHLFYQWFPLGTGHGMKYWYHTSSTDLVHWRNRGIGIAPGGPFDSHGAFSGSAIEKDGKLYLMYTGNTRSREWVRHPFQCMAVMEPDGVITKLEQPVILKVPRGYTDHFRDPKVWEAEGSYYCVIGAQRLDMTGSAVMFRSPDLRQWHFAGEIGTSLKSFGYMWECPDYFEQDGTGILLFSPQGLSRQGDRFRNIYHSGYLIGSPMNLSSREFQHGEFRELDYGFDFYAPQTMQAPDGRRLLTAWMGLPEIEYPTDDQGWAHCLTVPRELSLKDGRLIQRPVRELEKLRGAKTEVRTVVNDQSLSIAELAGDAYELQVEIRDEGADRFGIEFRAGRLEKTVLYYDRAEGKLVLDRSLSGQSFALKYGTERKCPLELKDGALTLHLFVDISSVEVFVNDGEATFTARIFPEQESTGITFFAEGGRVAFDALKWDTH, encoded by the coding sequence ATGGTAAAAATGAGCAGAGAACAATTATACCGGCGAATTGACCAAGCGGAGGAAGGCGAATGGGAATCGCTGAAACAACTGGCGGAACAAAGCCCCTGGAGACAGAAGTTTCATATCCAACCCGAAGCTGGGCTGCTTAACGACCCCAACGGATTTTCCTTTTTTGAAGGGGAATATCATTTGTTCTACCAATGGTTTCCGCTGGGAACGGGGCATGGCATGAAATATTGGTATCATACCTCTTCTACCGACCTCGTTCATTGGCGAAATCGCGGGATTGGCATCGCCCCGGGCGGACCTTTTGATTCTCACGGAGCTTTTTCGGGAAGCGCCATCGAGAAGGACGGGAAGCTGTACCTGATGTATACGGGCAATACCCGCAGCCGGGAATGGGTCCGGCATCCTTTTCAATGCATGGCCGTTATGGAGCCAGATGGGGTAATAACCAAGCTGGAGCAGCCGGTCATTCTGAAAGTGCCGCGTGGCTATACCGATCATTTCAGGGACCCCAAGGTATGGGAAGCGGAAGGAAGCTACTACTGCGTTATCGGCGCGCAGCGCCTGGACATGACGGGAAGCGCGGTAATGTTCCGCTCCCCGGACCTGAGGCAGTGGCATTTTGCAGGAGAAATCGGCACAAGCTTGAAATCATTCGGCTATATGTGGGAATGCCCGGATTATTTTGAACAGGATGGAACGGGAATCCTGCTCTTTTCGCCGCAGGGGCTGTCCAGGCAGGGCGACCGCTTCCGCAACATCTATCATTCCGGCTATTTGATCGGATCGCCGATGAATCTAAGCAGCCGGGAATTTCAGCACGGCGAGTTCCGGGAACTGGACTACGGATTCGATTTTTACGCTCCGCAGACGATGCAGGCTCCCGACGGCAGACGCCTGCTCACGGCCTGGATGGGGCTGCCGGAGATCGAATATCCGACGGATGATCAGGGCTGGGCGCATTGCCTGACTGTCCCTCGGGAATTAAGCCTTAAGGATGGCCGGCTGATTCAGCGCCCGGTTCGGGAATTGGAGAAGCTTAGGGGAGCCAAAACCGAAGTGCGAACGGTTGTGAATGACCAATCGCTTTCCATTGCAGAGCTTGCAGGCGACGCGTACGAGCTGCAGGTTGAGATCCGGGACGAAGGAGCGGACCGGTTCGGCATTGAATTCCGGGCGGGACGTCTGGAGAAAACGGTGCTCTATTACGACCGCGCGGAAGGAAAGCTGGTGCTGGACCGTTCTCTTTCCGGACAAAGCTTTGCCTTGAAATACGGAACGGAAAGAAAATGTCCGCTTGAGCTTAAGGACGGAGCGCTCACTCTGCATTTGTTCGTGGACATTTCCTCGGTTGAAGTTTTTGTGAATGACGGCGAGGCCACTTTTACAGCCCGAATCTTTCCGGAGCAGGAAAGCACGGGAATCACTTTCTTTGCGGAGGGCGGGAGAGTAGCTTTTGACGCTTTAAAGTGGGATACTCATTAA
- the hrcA gene encoding heat-inducible transcriptional repressor HrcA — translation MLTERQKMILNAIVDDYIRSAEPVGSRSISKRGDVKFSPATIRNEMADLEELGFLEQPHTSAGRIPSHKGYRYYVDHLVPWNSAGSAETETIRAFFAEKLNATEQLIQHTAMILSTMTNYTSILLGPEVFHTSLRHFQLLPLDDRTAVAIIVTSTGQVENRKINIPPEISVSEMEKVVNLLNSKLVNVPLYKLKSRLYSELGEEMQRHISHYEELMHMLDEALESDPEPRIYLSGATNMLTQPEFRDVDKVKDILDLLEETPTLLKMLAPASGGTGIQVRIGTENKHEAFSDCSLITATYSVDGEALGSIGILGPTRMEYAKVMGILGILSRDLTSLLRHWYK, via the coding sequence ATGTTAACCGAACGCCAGAAAATGATATTGAACGCCATTGTGGATGACTATATCCGTTCGGCCGAGCCGGTAGGATCGCGAAGCATATCCAAACGGGGCGATGTCAAGTTCAGTCCCGCCACGATTCGCAATGAGATGGCCGATTTGGAAGAGCTGGGATTCCTGGAACAGCCGCATACGTCGGCGGGCCGGATTCCGTCCCATAAAGGCTACCGCTATTATGTGGACCATCTTGTGCCGTGGAATTCGGCAGGATCGGCCGAAACGGAAACGATCCGCGCTTTTTTCGCCGAGAAGCTGAATGCGACCGAGCAGTTGATTCAACATACGGCCATGATTTTATCGACGATGACGAATTATACTTCCATCCTGCTGGGACCGGAGGTTTTTCATACTTCACTGCGCCATTTTCAGCTGCTGCCGTTGGATGACCGGACCGCCGTGGCGATTATCGTCACCAGCACCGGACAGGTTGAGAACCGGAAAATCAACATCCCTCCGGAGATTTCGGTTTCCGAAATGGAGAAGGTAGTCAATCTGCTCAACAGCAAGCTTGTGAATGTACCCCTTTACAAACTGAAGAGCAGGCTTTACTCCGAGCTTGGGGAGGAGATGCAGCGTCATATTTCCCATTATGAGGAACTGATGCATATGCTTGACGAGGCGCTCGAAAGCGACCCGGAACCGCGCATTTACCTCAGCGGTGCCACCAACATGCTGACCCAGCCGGAATTCCGGGATGTCGACAAGGTCAAGGATATCCTTGATCTGCTGGAGGAGACACCTACTCTGCTCAAAATGCTCGCTCCGGCCTCCGGAGGCACCGGCATTCAGGTCCGGATCGGCACCGAGAACAAGCATGAAGCCTTTTCAGACTGCAGCCTGATTACCGCAACCTATTCGGTTGACGGCGAGGCGCTCGGAAGCATTGGCATTCTGGGACCGACCCGGATGGAATATGCGAAGGTGATGGGCATTTTGGGCATTTTGTCCCGGGATTTGACATCGCTGCTTCGTCACTGGTATAAGTGA
- the hemW gene encoding radical SAM family heme chaperone HemW — MTNLSGLQASRPPEAVYIHIPFCTNKCFYCDFNSYVLKDQPVMDYLRALEQEMELTVRDNPPGVIRSIFVGGGTPTVLKPEEMEYFLKTVRTYFPNWAEDIEFSMEANPGTTDPDKLAVMKAGGVNRVSFGVQAFQNELLSGIGRIHNTDDVYRSLDNARAAGLTNLSIDLMFGLPNQTVDMLGESIKRALALGLPHYSIYSLKVEENTLFHTLFNKNQLPLPTEEDELAMYLLLMSSMEEAGYGQYEISNFAKPGMESRHNITYWRNQDYYGLGAGAHGYARRMRHINVKGVSPYIEATKNGLPRLNAYPVTQEEAMEDFMMVGLRMREGVTGEAFRKQFGRQLEDVFGRPLQKMLSAGLLEHEGGNYRLSRQGILFGNDVFGEFVGVLTEI; from the coding sequence ATGACCAACCTGTCAGGCTTGCAAGCGAGCCGTCCGCCCGAGGCGGTGTACATTCATATTCCTTTCTGCACGAACAAGTGCTTTTATTGCGATTTCAACTCTTATGTATTGAAGGATCAGCCCGTCATGGATTATCTTCGCGCGCTGGAGCAGGAGATGGAGCTCACTGTCCGCGATAATCCGCCGGGTGTGATTCGCAGCATCTTTGTGGGCGGCGGGACGCCTACGGTGCTGAAGCCGGAGGAGATGGAGTATTTTCTGAAGACGGTGCGCACCTACTTCCCGAACTGGGCGGAGGATATCGAGTTCTCGATGGAGGCAAATCCCGGCACAACCGATCCGGACAAGCTGGCAGTCATGAAGGCGGGCGGGGTGAACCGCGTCAGCTTTGGCGTGCAGGCGTTCCAGAACGAGCTCTTGAGCGGGATCGGCCGCATTCACAACACCGACGATGTTTACCGCAGCCTTGACAATGCCCGCGCCGCAGGGCTCACCAACCTGTCGATCGACCTGATGTTCGGCCTGCCGAACCAGACGGTTGATATGCTGGGTGAGAGCATCAAGCGGGCGCTTGCCCTCGGCCTGCCCCATTACTCCATTTACAGCCTCAAGGTGGAGGAGAACACGCTGTTTCATACGCTTTTTAACAAGAATCAGCTGCCGCTTCCTACAGAAGAGGATGAGCTGGCGATGTATCTGCTGCTGATGTCTTCCATGGAAGAGGCGGGCTACGGGCAGTATGAAATCAGCAACTTCGCCAAGCCTGGAATGGAGAGCCGTCATAATATCACTTATTGGCGCAATCAGGATTACTACGGTCTGGGAGCCGGAGCGCACGGATATGCGCGGCGCATGCGGCATATCAATGTGAAGGGCGTGAGCCCATATATTGAGGCGACCAAGAACGGCCTGCCCCGGCTGAATGCTTATCCGGTAACGCAGGAAGAGGCCATGGAGGACTTCATGATGGTGGGCCTGCGAATGCGGGAGGGCGTGACCGGCGAAGCTTTCCGGAAGCAGTTCGGCCGGCAGCTGGAGGACGTATTCGGAAGACCGCTGCAAAAAATGCTGAGCGCCGGTCTGCTTGAACATGAAGGCGGAAACTACCGATTGAGCCGCCAGGGCATTTTATTCGGAAATGATGTGTTCGGAGAATTTGTCGGAGTTTTGACGGAAATTTAA
- a CDS encoding N-acetyltransferase yields the protein MLAKPRPAEPEPTSAAICRSATLEDVEPLYLMIEEYAQRGIMLPRSRKVLERQIDQFVVAEVNGRVVGCGSLCRLGNDLVEIRSLGLRDECKGQGIGSMIVEELTKEARRQKIPKIMALTYAVNFFLKNGFHIVNKEIFPEKVWTDCVNCSKQHACDEIAVLKMLD from the coding sequence GTGCTTGCCAAGCCGAGACCCGCAGAGCCGGAACCAACGTCCGCAGCTATTTGCAGAAGCGCTACTTTGGAAGATGTTGAGCCGTTGTATTTGATGATAGAAGAGTATGCGCAGCGCGGGATCATGCTGCCCCGTTCCCGAAAGGTACTGGAGAGGCAGATTGATCAGTTCGTTGTAGCGGAAGTTAACGGTAGGGTTGTAGGCTGTGGTTCGCTGTGCCGCCTTGGAAATGATCTTGTCGAGATTCGTTCGCTCGGCCTGCGCGATGAGTGCAAGGGTCAAGGGATCGGCTCCATGATTGTGGAGGAGCTGACCAAGGAAGCGAGACGCCAGAAGATTCCGAAGATTATGGCGCTGACTTATGCCGTCAACTTCTTCCTGAAGAACGGCTTTCATATCGTCAACAAGGAGATTTTCCCCGAAAAGGTATGGACCGACTGCGTCAACTGCTCCAAGCAGCATGCCTGCGACGAAATCGCCGTTCTCAAAATGCTGGACTAA